The following are encoded together in the Nitrospira sp. genome:
- a CDS encoding bifunctional SulP family inorganic anion transporter/carbonic anhydrase → MVSTVLADVKSGVVVFFVALPLCLGIALASGAPLVSGLLAGIVGGTVVGLLSGSHTSVSGPAAGLSAVVAAQILSLGSFSSFLMVVILAGMVQIGIGIAKGGFISEFFPSSVIKGLLAAIGVIIIFKQIPHLVGHDSDPEGDMSFSQTDLETTFSELFYMFGDFQLGAAIVGLVSVAVLALWDNWKPLKTSLFPAPVAVVLFGIATGLWFEHLGEPWSIKPSHLVQVPVAGDLAELFGLLPRPDFSQWMNPAIYTAGITLALVASLETLLNLNATDRLDPQQRTSPSSQELVTQGIGNILCGFVGGLPVTSVIIRSSVNINAGGKTKLAAIIHGTLLLVSVPLIPTWLNSIPLSCLAAILLMTGIKLASPALIKQMWSEGRYQFIPFAATVIAIVVTDLLIGIVLGLAVAISFILNSNMRRPVHRFVEKYLGGDVVHIELANQVSFLNRAALSKVLHEVPRDGRVLIDAQNTDYIDPDVLDLIRDFTEQTGPAHGVEVSLAGFRSEYNLEDLIHYVDYSTRELQDVITPQQVLQILKDGHERARTGRRLTRDFNRQVRATAAAQHPLAVALSCIDSRTPVELIFDLGMGDIFSIRVAGNITSREVLASAEYGCAVAGAKLMIVIGHTGCGAVSAAMKLSGSHLTAADATGCQHLDAIVTEIQRSAVSVPDQRDVEAVSPDVGIMADAVARGNVMRVVKELRKRSWTLDNLVRERRIAIVGAMYDTTTEEIEFLVEDGLDEVGIVEAP, encoded by the coding sequence ATGGTTTCTACTGTCTTAGCCGATGTGAAGTCAGGTGTTGTGGTGTTCTTTGTGGCGCTACCGCTCTGCCTTGGGATCGCGCTGGCCTCCGGTGCTCCGTTGGTGTCGGGGTTGCTAGCGGGGATTGTCGGTGGCACCGTGGTGGGACTCCTCAGTGGCTCCCACACCAGTGTGAGCGGCCCAGCAGCCGGATTATCAGCTGTTGTGGCGGCGCAGATTCTCTCACTCGGTTCATTTTCATCTTTTCTGATGGTCGTGATTCTTGCCGGAATGGTCCAAATCGGCATCGGCATCGCCAAAGGAGGGTTCATCTCCGAATTCTTCCCATCCAGCGTGATTAAAGGGCTGCTGGCTGCGATCGGCGTGATCATCATCTTTAAACAGATTCCACACCTCGTCGGGCATGACTCCGACCCGGAAGGAGACATGTCCTTTTCCCAGACGGATCTCGAGACGACGTTTTCCGAACTCTTCTACATGTTTGGGGATTTTCAACTGGGTGCTGCCATTGTCGGCCTGGTGTCTGTCGCGGTGCTCGCTCTCTGGGACAATTGGAAGCCGTTAAAAACGTCTCTCTTTCCCGCTCCCGTTGCCGTGGTGCTGTTTGGTATTGCAACGGGATTGTGGTTCGAGCACCTTGGCGAGCCCTGGAGTATCAAGCCGAGCCATCTGGTTCAGGTGCCAGTGGCTGGTGATTTGGCTGAGTTGTTCGGACTTCTTCCTCGACCGGATTTCTCGCAATGGATGAATCCTGCGATCTATACCGCGGGGATTACGTTGGCCCTTGTGGCCTCGCTGGAAACCCTGCTCAATCTGAATGCGACCGATCGGCTTGACCCGCAGCAACGCACATCACCGTCAAGTCAAGAACTTGTCACGCAAGGCATTGGAAACATCCTCTGTGGGTTCGTCGGTGGACTCCCCGTTACATCCGTGATCATCCGTAGCTCCGTCAATATTAATGCCGGCGGTAAGACAAAATTAGCTGCGATCATTCACGGCACGTTGCTTCTCGTGAGTGTTCCGCTCATCCCGACCTGGCTGAATAGCATTCCCTTATCTTGCCTGGCAGCCATTTTGTTGATGACCGGCATCAAACTGGCCAGCCCCGCCCTTATCAAGCAAATGTGGAGCGAAGGCCGCTACCAATTCATCCCGTTTGCGGCAACGGTAATTGCGATTGTCGTGACGGATCTCTTGATCGGGATCGTCCTTGGACTTGCTGTGGCCATCAGCTTTATCCTTAATAGCAATATGCGTCGCCCGGTGCACCGCTTTGTCGAGAAATATCTGGGTGGTGATGTTGTGCATATCGAACTCGCCAACCAGGTCAGCTTTCTGAATCGTGCCGCACTGTCTAAAGTCCTGCACGAAGTGCCTCGTGACGGCCGCGTGCTCATTGACGCGCAGAATACGGACTATATCGATCCGGATGTGCTTGACTTGATTCGGGACTTCACGGAACAAACAGGACCGGCCCACGGAGTCGAGGTGAGTCTTGCCGGATTTCGAAGTGAGTACAACCTTGAGGATCTGATTCATTATGTGGATTATTCGACTCGCGAACTTCAAGATGTCATCACGCCGCAGCAGGTTCTGCAGATTCTGAAGGACGGCCACGAGCGAGCCCGCACTGGGCGGCGACTAACCCGAGACTTTAACCGACAAGTCCGGGCTACGGCAGCGGCACAACATCCACTGGCCGTCGCACTCAGTTGCATCGATTCCCGTACCCCTGTGGAGTTGATCTTCGACCTCGGCATGGGAGACATCTTTAGTATTCGTGTGGCCGGCAACATCACAAGCCGGGAGGTGTTGGCGAGTGCAGAATACGGTTGTGCGGTGGCAGGGGCAAAACTCATGATCGTGATAGGACATACCGGATGCGGGGCGGTCTCCGCTGCTATGAAACTCTCGGGCTCGCACCTGACCGCTGCCGACGCGACAGGATGTCAGCATTTGGATGCTATTGTGACCGAGATTCAGCGGTCTGCAGTGAGTGTTCCCGACCAGAGGGATGTGGAAGCAGTTTCACCTGACGTAGGAATCATGGCGGATGCCGTTGCCAGAGGAAATGTCATGCGTGTGGTCAAAGAGTTACGTAAGCGCAGTTGGACGCTCGATAACTTGGTTCGAGAACGCCGGATCGCAATCGTCGGTGCGATGTATGACACCACCACTGAAGAGATCGAGTTTTTGGTCGAGGATGGACTCGATGAGGTGGGGATAGTGGAAGCCCCGTGA
- a CDS encoding MATE family efflux transporter, producing MGNGVTQIRRAVMTLALPVTLTTLLQRAEGIVAVFLVGGLGATSIAAVGLGQLLAFVATTLVSGISVGTNVIVAQLWGARRRQDAGEAARHFLWLSLGIAILLASLGITGNRFVMQQLGAESAVIELALPYSTLIFLVIPCTILIQVLSSILQGTGDTKTPMYGLIAVNLLHVALAYPLIYGQWGVPALGLKGAAIATGLAETVGVLYLVFRCGPILKESSKLRLDLIRSIWDVGASVSGERIVQQAGIFIYTKLVLLYGTAAYAAHQVGLSIESFSFLPGYGLAIAAATMVGQSIGAGKYTRAKLENWEANRLAIVIMTGMGLLFFFVPATLFRAFTTDEAVVELGTMFLKIVALLQIPLALTMVLSGSLRGAGDTRFIMGATMIGMWGVRVPLALMAALWARQSVFYIWAAMIADWTVRMGLLLWRYQSERWRQIQVIR from the coding sequence ATGGGCAACGGTGTCACTCAAATCAGACGGGCCGTCATGACTTTAGCACTGCCCGTCACACTCACCACGCTGCTCCAGCGGGCGGAAGGCATTGTCGCCGTCTTTTTAGTCGGCGGCCTCGGGGCTACGTCAATCGCCGCAGTCGGCCTCGGGCAACTGCTGGCATTCGTCGCCACGACGCTGGTCTCCGGAATCTCAGTTGGCACGAATGTGATCGTGGCCCAGCTCTGGGGAGCAAGACGGCGACAGGATGCGGGAGAAGCAGCCCGTCACTTCCTCTGGCTTTCGCTCGGCATCGCAATTCTATTAGCCAGCCTTGGAATCACCGGCAATCGATTCGTGATGCAGCAACTCGGTGCAGAATCGGCCGTTATTGAACTCGCTCTCCCCTATTCGACCCTCATCTTTCTGGTGATCCCCTGCACCATCCTCATCCAAGTCCTGTCCTCGATTCTTCAAGGTACCGGCGACACCAAGACCCCCATGTATGGCCTCATCGCCGTGAACCTCCTGCATGTGGCCCTTGCCTATCCGCTCATCTATGGGCAATGGGGTGTTCCTGCATTGGGATTGAAGGGTGCAGCGATCGCCACGGGTCTTGCTGAAACGGTAGGGGTACTCTACCTCGTGTTCCGTTGTGGTCCCATCTTGAAAGAATCGTCTAAATTGCGCCTGGACCTCATTCGCTCAATCTGGGACGTGGGAGCCTCTGTGTCCGGAGAACGCATCGTGCAACAAGCCGGCATCTTTATCTACACCAAACTCGTCCTCCTCTATGGCACCGCCGCCTATGCGGCACACCAAGTCGGACTCTCAATTGAATCCTTTTCCTTTCTCCCGGGCTATGGACTGGCCATTGCGGCCGCCACGATGGTCGGGCAGAGCATCGGAGCCGGAAAATACACCAGAGCGAAATTGGAGAATTGGGAGGCCAATCGGCTGGCAATCGTCATCATGACCGGAATGGGACTCCTCTTCTTCTTCGTTCCCGCTACATTGTTTCGGGCATTCACCACCGACGAAGCCGTCGTCGAACTTGGAACGATGTTTCTCAAGATCGTCGCCCTCTTGCAGATCCCGCTCGCCCTCACCATGGTCCTGTCTGGGTCATTGCGCGGCGCCGGTGACACGCGGTTCATCATGGGCGCCACCATGATCGGCATGTGGGGTGTCCGCGTGCCGTTGGCACTCATGGCTGCCCTCTGGGCACGCCAATCGGTCTTCTACATCTGGGCAGCGATGATTGCAGACTGGACCGTGCGGATGGGGCTGTTGCTCTGGCGATATCAGTCCGAGCGGTGGCGGCAAATTCAGGTGATTCGCTGA
- a CDS encoding DUF2779 domain-containing protein, whose protein sequence is MDRTLIVDAHNRISRAAAPPRLSKSKFLSGLQCHKRLYLEIHQPALATPPDASTQAILDMGTEIGVLAQQRFPGGVLVKAGFRQREAAVAETAALLQDSTVPAIFEGAFEHDGVLVRVDILERVQTGSGESPCWRLIEVKSSTRVKDVHLDDLSIQSAIVQGAGVRLGATCLMHINTSYRYDGGGVDLQALFSVENVSEAVTARQILVLERLAAMKAMLLGVAAPMIEPDQHCHTPYECPFWAHCTKDKPQRWIYHLPGKKEMVSQLVRQGITTIDDIPEGTRLSDTQQKVKSNVEWVSSELGSLLRSLRYPIHHLDAETVMLAVPRFPFTRPYQALPVQWSNHIELESGEVVHQEFLHAEASEPRRRWAEALIESLGNSGSILVYSAYEAGLIRQLADTFPEFKSAFQEIGKRLWDLLPVIKDHYYHPAFNGSYSIKSVLPAVVPSLGYGDLAIQEGGHAAAEYYRMVFVETDWVEREAIREALLRYCARDTLAMVELRRVLRGKAECHGGEKVTGVM, encoded by the coding sequence ATGGATAGAACCTTGATAGTGGATGCTCATAACAGGATCTCTAGAGCTGCCGCACCACCGCGGCTGTCAAAATCGAAGTTTCTCTCTGGATTGCAATGTCACAAACGACTCTATCTGGAAATTCATCAGCCTGCCCTGGCGACGCCTCCGGATGCGTCGACGCAAGCGATCTTAGATATGGGGACCGAAATCGGTGTTCTGGCGCAACAGCGCTTTCCCGGCGGCGTCCTCGTAAAAGCAGGATTCCGTCAGCGAGAGGCTGCAGTCGCGGAGACTGCAGCGCTGCTTCAAGATTCCACGGTTCCCGCCATCTTTGAGGGAGCGTTTGAGCACGACGGGGTACTCGTCCGCGTCGATATTCTCGAGCGTGTCCAGACTGGTTCGGGGGAGTCCCCTTGTTGGCGTTTGATCGAAGTAAAGTCCTCGACACGAGTCAAAGATGTGCATCTCGATGATTTATCGATTCAGAGCGCTATCGTCCAAGGTGCCGGGGTAAGGCTGGGTGCGACCTGCCTGATGCATATCAACACAAGCTATCGTTACGATGGTGGTGGGGTTGATCTACAGGCACTCTTTTCAGTCGAAAATGTTTCGGAGGCAGTGACAGCCAGACAAATACTGGTGCTGGAACGACTGGCCGCCATGAAAGCCATGTTGTTGGGGGTGGCCGCTCCAATGATTGAACCAGATCAGCATTGCCACACTCCCTATGAATGTCCGTTCTGGGCCCATTGTACAAAGGACAAGCCGCAACGCTGGATTTATCACCTGCCGGGGAAGAAAGAGATGGTCAGTCAGCTGGTCCGGCAGGGGATCACGACAATCGACGATATTCCGGAGGGAACCCGATTGTCGGATACACAGCAAAAGGTCAAGAGCAACGTGGAATGGGTTTCGTCGGAATTGGGTTCACTGCTTCGTTCTCTCCGCTACCCCATCCACCATCTCGATGCGGAAACCGTGATGTTGGCAGTCCCACGGTTTCCCTTTACCAGGCCCTATCAGGCCCTTCCGGTTCAATGGTCCAATCATATTGAACTGGAATCCGGTGAGGTCGTTCATCAGGAGTTTCTCCATGCTGAAGCATCTGAACCTCGCCGGCGTTGGGCTGAGGCATTGATCGAGTCGCTCGGCAACTCCGGCAGCATCCTGGTGTACTCGGCGTATGAAGCCGGGCTCATTCGCCAACTGGCGGACACGTTCCCTGAGTTTAAATCCGCGTTTCAAGAGATTGGAAAACGGCTGTGGGACCTGCTTCCGGTGATCAAGGATCATTACTACCATCCTGCCTTTAACGGATCATACTCGATCAAATCCGTGTTGCCAGCGGTGGTGCCATCGCTTGGGTATGGTGATCTGGCGATTCAGGAAGGAGGGCATGCGGCGGCGGAGTATTATCGTATGGTCTTTGTCGAAACCGATTGGGTGGAACGGGAGGCCATACGAGAAGCCTTGTTACGGTATTGCGCACGAGATACGCTGGCAATGGTGGAGCTGAGAAGGGTACTCAGAGGAAAGGCTGAATGTCATGGAGGAGAAAAAGTTACGGGAGTCATGTGA